ctATTTTCTATGCAAGCATTAAAGGCACAGGAGTCCACTTTGGCTTGCATTTTGGCAACTATAGCCCTGGGTTAGTATGATGCCTCTTGAAAAGCTATAAACAAGGGACccagggaaagggggaagaagggaagaccaACCCTCCTAGAATATAGATGAATGGCATTTTTTCTTCCAATTAGTACCAGCTATACAGAGATCATCGTGGATTTGGCAGTGACAGCAGTGACACATCCAGCTCTATCCAGGGCGGCAGCGCTGAGAGCCAAAACAACATCCTCCGCTCAGCTAGCAGTTCACCACACATGTTGGATGCATTGCTGGCTGAATTGACGCTCCCAGAGAAAACTCCAGCCCACAAGTCACCTCGGACTCGGCCCGGCCGCAGCAGCGCAGTCGTCCCAGTGGATCTCAACATGAGCGATGGGGAGACAAGTGTCTCAGACAGTGGCTCAGAATCCCCAGTATGTGTGGAAATGCCACCACAGCCCTTCATTCATGAGCACACCAGCAGCAGCTTCAGTGCTCAGGTTGGTATAGTAAGTAAAAGCATGGGAATTTTGAGTTTTGGGAAGTATCTCCCAGAAGACCGAGGTAGCATGCTGACTGAGCTTTTCTGGGAGATATAATGCTCCAAACATGCACAAACCTTACTGATTGCTCATTCAGGTTCATCCACACTATTCGGTATGCCAAGGCCTCCTGGAACCAAACAGAGTATTAATGCTCAAGTGTTTCTCAATGCTATAACTCCTTAATAACGTTTCTCATGTCGTGGTtttccccaaccataaaattatttttgttgctacttcataattataattttgttacttttttgttacttttatgaatcgtaatgtaaatatctgatatgcaggatgtattttcattcactggaccaaatttggcacaaataccagatgcgcccaaatttgaatactggtgaggttgggggaaggggattgattttgtcattcgagagttgtagttgctgggatgtatagttcacctacaatcaaagagcattctgaactccgccaacaatggaattgaaccaaacttggcacacagaactcccatgaccaacagaaaatactggaagggtttggtgggcattaaccttgagttttagagttgtagttcacctacatccagagagcactgtggactcaatgatagatctgggccaaacttgacacgaatactcagtatacccaaatgtgaacaccggtggagtttggagaaactagaccttgacatttgggagttgtagttgctgggatttatagttcacctacaatcaaagagcattctcaaccccaccagtgacagaattgggccaaacttcccacacagaacccccacccttgaagggacttgctggcatgagtCTGCCTCCAGCCCTGCACGCTCTCCTCATTCAGACATGTgctaagcatgcctgctctcccctccccacttggagtctcagaaacaaccctctccttagctgagaggctggccaatctcagcagaaggagggcttttagtgagaggatttgctgtctgtttccaaaaaagaagagaaggacaggttgaGAGATTGTCAGCCTTCTCtggcctaagaccatcagaaatatatgttttctgatgctctttggtgactcctttgaaacccccttgcaactcGCGCAGGAGTCCAAACCCCCAGGAGGGGGTTTGGACTCGCGCAGGTTTGGACTCGCGCAGGAGTCCAAACCCGTATGCAGAAATCTTACTTTCAGCATTAAAGATACTGAAACCTTTAATGCTGAAGGCagcatgcggggggggggggggggatctggatGGCATTGTCCCAAAAAGTGATATTTTTGCCTCTGCCTACTGCACATTCATATCATTGCCTCAAGGATAGGCATTTCTTTGACTCAATTGCTCCTTCATATAGTCAATGAATGAGGGGACACTATAGTATCTGAGCAGGAACAGAACTTTGACAATGCGTTTGAGTTGGGAACATACATTACTTGTACTCTTGCCTGTCCAACAAGAATATGTGTGCCAGCCAAAGTCCTCAACTGTGGCATAGCAATGAATTTTGAACTGCAGGTGTTCATGAAAGTCCCCATAACCACCTCTCAAAGGGCAGTTAGAAATTTCAAGCAGATGTGCTGATGCAAATACTATTTCTGGCATTTCCATATGCAGCAGGAAGACATCTTTTGTAAATGTAATGGATTTTAAGTCAAACTACTGCAAAATGTGGGGTATTACATTGTTTTCATGATATTAGAAGCCTACTGAGATGTCTACATGTAATTTCAATGGAAGAGGGGAGCCTGATGAGGAAAGGATATGATATTACCATTTGTGGCACAAtggcttaaaccagtggttctcaacctgtaagtctccaggttttttggcctacaactcccagaaataccagccagtttaccagctgttaggatttctgggagttgaaggccaaaacatcttgggacccacaggttgagaagcactggcttCACACTGCTGACTGaatggttggtggttcgaatctggggagcaggatgagctcccgtttGTTAGCtcaagcttctcatgcagggacacgagagaagcctcccacaggatggtaaaacatcagagcgtctttgcagatggccaattctgtcataccagaaatgacttgcagtttctcaagtcgctcctgacatgaaaaaaacccattAGTTCCAATAAAAAAGCCCCATCCTTTTTGTCCTTACAAACCCGACTTCACTAGAGCATTGATGTTCTGTAATATCATAATGTGATAGAAGTTCCTTGTTAGTATTTCACCCTCTTAGGTCATAGAAAGCTATTGGTTTGGACTACAAAGTTGAGGATTGTCAAAGATGTAGTCCAAAGCAGTTCCTTTTCCCAGGTTCTGCATCATATCTGTCTATTCATTCATTCCTGCTGTGCTCTCAGGTCCTTGTTGTGAGAATAAtcattttacattattttccagAGAGAAACAGTTTTGTTAACGAAGTAAGTCAGTATATTTCCTCTGTGGCCTTTTGGCATGATGCTAACCATTTTTTCCTTGCAGATCTCTTGGACAGGACCACAAAACCGCGAGCTTATTTCCTTCTATGAGCTTGAACTGCAGGAGGCCCGACTGGATGGCCAAGGCAAGAATATCCACTGGTTTTGCTCACGGACTGAAGAGCACCTGGAGAACCTGATTCCTGACACTAAGTACATGATCCGGGTGAGGGCTCTCAATGTGGCAGGTGCTGGGAAGTGGAGTGCACCTTATACGGTAAGCACCAACCTGGGAATGCATGATGTGCCTTCCAGttacccatgaatttcatatggttttattaggcaaggaatattgagATAGAGGTTgtattttgccagtttcttctgaaatatacgcTACAGTGTCTAGTATTCATTGCTGGTCTTCACTGAAGTGCTGGCAGAGCTGACCTCACTTAGCCGTCAAGATCAAAGAGGACCTGATGCTTTTAGTGTATTTAGGATTATTGTAGGGCTTAGGGATACTTTATTTACTATTTGTTTTCAATATTTCACATTTCCTTCAGCAACATCATGTGTTCTTTATTCTCTTTATCATCACAAGGATAATGTGAGGTAagtctgttggtcctgggatttctaccTCCTTCATCTACACTTGCAGCCCGCAAGATGGACACCTCAGGACTTCCGTCGGACATTTTAGCGGTTTTTAAAGATGCAAATCATTatataagttctgttcctgggttgtatAAGCTTCAgagccatctgtgcagacaggttgttattctgggttatacatgtctgttcctgattgctcttactgtgaaaagatgtacaacgttgactaggggccacaactttgtcctggtcagaaaaaatgtgccctccacatatttcatgaagtt
The sequence above is a segment of the Anolis sagrei isolate rAnoSag1 chromosome Y, rAnoSag1.mat, whole genome shotgun sequence genome. Coding sequences within it:
- the LOC137095244 gene encoding fibronectin type III domain-containing protein 8-like produces the protein MYQLYRDHRGFGSDSSDTSSSIQGGSAESQNNILRSASSSPHMLDALLAELTLPEKTPAHKSPRTRPGRSSAVVPVDLNMSDGETSVSDSGSESPVCVEMPPQPFIHEHTSSSFSAQISWTGPQNRELISFYELELQEARLDGQGKNIHWFCSRTEEHLENLIPDTKYMIRVRALNVAGAGKWSAPYTFSTMPPVPGMPLDPCPVTVTVRRSRKSQKKTIFVSAP